One region of Kytococcus sedentarius DSM 20547 genomic DNA includes:
- a CDS encoding cell division protein CrgA, with the protein MSTLPPELRDAEEPTDPRREEIQGSPSGMNPRWLVPTMVGLMVLGVLWVVVYYVTQGEYPVGAWGYYNVAAGMGFLLAGFLVATRWQ; encoded by the coding sequence ATGAGCACCCTTCCCCCCGAGCTGCGCGACGCCGAGGAGCCCACCGACCCCCGCCGCGAGGAGATCCAAGGCAGCCCGTCGGGCATGAACCCCCGGTGGCTGGTCCCCACGATGGTGGGCCTCATGGTGCTGGGTGTGCTGTGGGTGGTCGTCTACTACGTGACCCAGGGTGAGTACCCGGTGGGCGCGTGGGGCTACTACAACGTGGCCGCCGGCATGGGTTTCCTGCTCGCAGGCTTCCTCGTCGCGACGCGCTGGCAGTGA